The following are encoded in a window of Dama dama isolate Ldn47 chromosome 17, ASM3311817v1, whole genome shotgun sequence genomic DNA:
- the SOD3 gene encoding extracellular superoxide dismutase [Cu-Zn], translating to MLALLCAYLLLVACDSAASTDQLLHQMIMEEQIRDMHTKVTEIWQETVMQRRAAAIDPDAALHAVCRVQPSATLEAEQPQVSGLVLFRQIRPGTLLEAFFHLEGFQDEPNGTSHAIHVHQFGDLSQGCDSTGPHYNPMSMPHPQHPGDFGNFAVRNGQVWKHRYDLAASLTGPHSIAGRAVVVHAGEDDLGRGGNQASLENGNAGRRLACCVVGLCGPGPWARKAQEHAERRKRRLESECKAGARRESEPKAL from the coding sequence ATGCTGGCGCTGCTCTGTGCCTATCTGCTCCTGGTGGCCTGTGACTCGGCCGCCTCGACCGACCAGCTCCTGCATCAGATGATCATGGAGGAGCAGATCCGCGACATGCACACCAAGGTGACGGAGATCTGGCAGGAGACTGTGATGCAGCGGCGGGCGGCGGCCATCGACCCGGACGCCGCGCTCCATGCCGTCTGCCGGGTGCAGCCGTCGGCCACGCTGGAGGCGGAGCAGCCCCAGGTCAGCGGCCTCGTGCTCTTCCGGCAGATCCGGCCTGGCACCCTGCTGGAGGCCTTCTTCCACCTTGAGGGCTTCCAGGACGAGCCCAATGGCACAAGCCACGCCATCCACGTACACCAGTTTGGGGACCTGAGCCAGGGCTGCGACTCCACCGGGCCTCACTACAACCCGATGTCCATGCCACACCCGCAGCACCCGGGCGACTTTGGCAACTTCGCCGTGCGCAATGGCCAGGTCTGGAAGCACCGCTACGACCTGGCTGCCTCGCTCACCGGCCCGCACTCGATCGCGGGCCGCGCCGTGGTGGTCCATGCGGGCGAGGACGACCTGGGCCGGGGCGGCAATCAGGCCAGTCTGGAGAACGGTAACGCGGGCCGCCGGCTTGCCTGCTGCGTGGTGGGCCTGTGCGGCCCGGGGCCCTGGGCGCGCAAGGCGCAGGAGCACGCGGAGCGCAGGAAGCGGCGGCTGGAGAGCGAGTGTAAGGCCGGAGCGCGGCGCGAGAGCGAGCCTAAGGCCCTCTGA